The Zonotrichia leucophrys gambelii isolate GWCS_2022_RI chromosome 23, RI_Zleu_2.0, whole genome shotgun sequence genome includes a region encoding these proteins:
- the NCDN gene encoding neurochondrin: MASDSGDGLATLKRCLSVLRDPRNDSEQFAALLLVTKAVRAGEVDAKTRRQIFDAIGFTFPTRLLISQQPPADCPPHTFRALGLTLLACFCTDPQLAGHSQILNKIPTFNDILLSPCDPDCTSMVDDVYQCLTAILATARGPRALVTKGTVSALCQAYLNGGHGSERALTLLVGLLAVAEAKCWQRDAPQLLAVLSKLSSDFLKAEDMTKFELCEVLPRFIPLSHPLTENSQGSECLCRLYKGLADVLGSKLSQSQRDPALKLAASLVQACGAEWIPAGRAGSKFLALLVNLACVEVRLTLEEPDPLEVEGKKEVVTACYVLMEMGIQECLREENPLLENVQKMQLMRIMEEAFGAVIFYLRQVKQEELQDPFIFASVRVLGAWMAEETSSLKQEICELLPFLVDYARKLFKEGSPAESPPQAELVSTEGSALPQDALRFLLPGFCHLTAEDKPRDILIAEGAPALLCEYFLQQWEVLTSEPTAPAPLTSTEMSLQTMCGIFLNLVVTAPDLVRRDKTFSSLMDVLLKSLPLLLPQKHHLVLAANVATLGLMMARILAGSAALQGTQRAKEFFGAALRFLSQAHVAQADPGSDGLALAVSPTYASAWDDIAELWFLGMQAWAGCVPLLPWLPHTALGAQWLQGMAQLLSQVAPASVDCELVTAFQAVLVELARASQQCRDVILSHQGTEWANLYGMAALEQCLAEQGGASSTLGEK, encoded by the exons ATGGCCTCGGACTCCGGGGACGGGCTCGCCACGCTGAAGCGGTGCCTCAGTGTGCTCAGAGACCCGAGGAACGACAGCGAGCAGTTCGCAGCGCTGCTCCTG GTGACCAAAGCAGTCAGAGCCGGAGAGGTGGATGCCAAGACCCGCCGCCAGATCTTCGATGCGATTGGGTTCACATTCCCGACCCGCCTGCTGAtctcccagcagcccccagccgACTGCCCCCCGCACACCTTCCGTGCCCTCGgcctcaccctgctggcctGTTTCTGCACCGACCCACAGCTAGCTGGGCACTCCCAGATCCTGAACAAAATCCCGACCTTCAATGAcatcctgctgtccccctgtgACCCGGACTGCACATCCATGGTTGATGATGTGTACCAGTGCCTCACTGCTATCCTGGCGACAGCCAGGGGCCCCAGGGCGTTGGTGACCAAAGGGACAGTgtctgccctgtgccaggcctacCTGAATGGTGGTCATGGCTCTGAGCGTGCCCTCACACTGCTTGTGGGGCTGTTGGCTGTAGCAGAGGCCAAATGCTGGCAGAGAGATgctccacagctcctggctgtgctctccaaGCTCTCCAGTGACTTCCTCAAGGCTGAAGACATGACCAAATTTGAGCTGTGTGAGGTTCTGCCTCGCTTCATCCCCCTGTCACATCCTCTCACAGAGAACTCGCAGGGCTCTGAGTGTCTGTGCAGGCTTTACAAAGGGCTGGCTGACGTTTTGGGCAGCAAACTCAGCCAGTCCCAGCGGGACCCCGCTCTGAAGCTCGCAGCCAGCCTCGTGCAGGCCTGTGGGGCTGAGTGGatcccagcagggagagctggcagcaagttcctggccctgctggtgaACTTGGCTTGTGTGGAGGTTCGCCTGACCCTGGAGGAGCCAGATCCCCTGGAGGTGGAGGGCAAGAAGGAAGTGGTGACAGCCTGCTATGTCCTTATGGAGATGGGGATCCAGGAGTGCCTGAGGGAGGAGAACCCTCTGCTagaaaatgtgcagaaaatgcagctgatGAGGATCATGGAGGAGGCATTTGGAGCTGTAATATTCTACTTGAGACAG GTTAAACAGGAGGAGCTGCAAGATCCTTTCATCTTCGCCTCTGTTCGAGTCCTTGGAGCCTGGATGGCAGAAGAGACATCCTCCCTGAAGCAGGAAATCTGTGAGCTCTTGCCTTTCCTTGTTGATTATGCCAGGAAGCTTTTCAAGGAGGGCAGCCCAGCTGAGAGtcctccccaggcagagctggtcAGCACCGAGGGCTCTGCCTTACCCCAGGATGCTCTGAG aTTTCTGCTCCCTGGCTTTTGCCATTTGACAGCAGAGGACAAACCCCGGGACATCCTCATTGCTGAAGgggccccagcactgctgtgtgagTACTTCCTGCAGCAGTGGGAGGTTCTGACCTCTGAGCCCACGGCCCCAGCACCTCTGACAAGCACAGAAATGAGTCTGCAGACCATGTGTGGGATTTTCCTTAACCTGGTGGTGACTGCTCCAGACCTGGTCAG GCGTGACAAAACCTTTTCCTCCTTGATGGATGTGTTGCTGAAGTCTCTTCCACTTCTGCTGCCCCAGAAGCATCACCTGGTTCTGGCAGCAAACGTTGCCACTCTGGGCCTGATGATGGCCAGGATCCTGGCAGGGTCAGCAG cCCTCCAGGGAACTCAGCGTGCCAAGGAGTTTTTTGGAGCTGCCCTTCGCTTCCTGTCGCAGGCCCACGTGGCTCAGGCAGACCCCGGCAGTGACGGGCTGGCCCTGGCCGTGTCCCCCACCTACGCCAGCGCCTGGGACGACATCGCTGAGCTCTGGTTCCTGGGCATGcaggcctgggctggctgcGTGCCACTGCTCCCCTGGCTGCCACACACCGCTCTGGGGGCACAATGGCTGCAGGGaatggcacagctgctgtcccaggtCGCTCCAGCCTCCGTGGATTGTGAGCTGGTCACTGCGTTCCAGGCCGTGCTGGTGGAGCTggccagagccagccagcagtgcagggatgtGATCCTGTCCCACCAGGGCACGGAGTGGGCCAATCTGTATGGAATGGCAGCTCTGGAACAGTGTCTGGCCGAGCAGGGAGGAGCCAGCAGCACTCTAGGTGAGAAATGA